In Clupea harengus chromosome 23, Ch_v2.0.2, whole genome shotgun sequence, the sequence ctgcacacacacacacacacagacacacacacacacacacacacacacacaaacacacacacacacacacacacacacacacccctaccttTCTTGGCCATGCGGCCAGCCACAGAGAACTGTACGGAGTCGTTGGCGGCACCCTTtcccctgctcttccactgttcctccttctcctgcaggATCTTCATCCGGTCAGCCAGGGACATCTTTTGCTCCAAATCCACAGAGGACTTCtgcgggaggagagagagggagggagggacagagagagagaaagagagagggagagagggggtggagggggacagagagaaagagagagagggagagggggggtggagaaggaaggagggagagattgcACAGTCAGATATTGTAAGTGtgaatatgctgtgtgtgtgtgtgtgtgtgtgtgtgtgtgtgtgtgtgtgtgtgtacacagatgAACTTCATCTACAGTCACCTGAAGGGAGAGATGACAAGAGATGGGAGGTGTTGAGTGCAAGAGGGAGGAACCGCTATGCTACAAAGATCTGCTTTTCTGAGACCGAGAGGGGATTTGTCTGTAAATTGAACTCTCATCCAAAAACAGATTTCTTTCAGTGAGCACGGAGTATATGTTGGACCAGCTTCTTAACGGCATGTAACAGCCACGCTGCTTCTATTACACAAAATAAGCAGAACGCAACAGTATATCACTGTGTTCAatggtccagagagagagagagagagagagagaaagagagagtgagggagagggagagagagggagagggagagggagagagtgagggagggagggagacagagagagagagagaaagagagatagagggagagggagagagtgagggagagacagagagagagagagaaagagagatagagggagagagagagcaggtagcAGAAGCTATGAGCACATCCACAGGTGCTTGAACATCACCAGGGCCAACTTTCCTCTTTCTGAACTGACATGACAGACCGTgtcaaaggaaaaaagaaacagtgaAACCCAGCGTACTCTCTAAAGAGGAGGctgggaaagacacagagggCGAAATCTGTTGAAAAAGCAAAAACACAGTCTCACAGGCAGGAATAGAGGGGAAACAATGTTTACGAGGTAATCCCAACCGCCATGGAAATAAATAATCGTGACAtttcagggggtggggggttttgGAGGGAGACTTTTAAGCAATGCTAAAGATATGTAGCTCTGCTGAATGATCAATTTATTAGACGTCTTGCCACCAACAACTCTGCCATTAAAAATAATTGCAGTCACAAAGCGTGGCTCCAACTGGGAGCAGAGACATAATTAATAGCGCAACAACCCTACAAGGCGCATTGCGATGTAGCTCGCTGTGTCTTGGCACTACGCAGACCAGCCACAGCTCCGTTGGCCAAATAACAAACGAGGCATCCGTCTTCTCTTCTGCTTGTGCCGTGACTTCCTTTTCCATTGTAAATCTTACGGGGCGCTGACGTACCGTTGCGAAATGTCCTTCCAAGGAATTTTACCGTCTCCAGGATGGCCTGATCCAAGAGGGAAAACAGGCCGGACGTTTATTCAAGTTCCCCCTGCCGTTCGGTGACTTTCTCTGGAGAGAATTTTAATTAAGAGCATGAAAGGGGGGGggctgaaaggtgaaaggtgaaccTCGAACCGGAGACTTCTATTTTTCAGGAGGGCGTGCAGCTTTCACGCAGTGTTGAAAGCCACCACCTGGTGCACCAAAGCGAGTCGCCAGATGAAATCCACATCCTCCGCTACGGTTTATTTTCAAATTCAGATGAACTATGACATTTGTATGGCTTCGGCACACATACTAACAGACGTTTAAAAGGtacacacaataataaaaacGTCTGGGGGGAAAGACTTGTGGGAGCTCGCGAGAGGAACAGGAGCACGTTCGCCATTTTAAAACCCTATCCAAACCCCAACCGCGGGACAAACGACATCAAATATATAAAGGATGACTCAATTTAGCCTTCACtatgagaggggggaaaaaatctacAGAATATAGGATGATAAATGACAAGGTCGTCACCACATGCCGACCATGGTTGTATAATGAGTCAAAAACTTCATAAATGAGTCCCCACTGTAATAAAATCATATCAGGTCATTTATTATCATGATAGAGTGGTCAATGTTTGAGCTAGGCTGGGAGCCTGCAGGAAAGCACAGGAAGAGAGATTGAGTTACGATGCtgagctttttgtgtgtgtgtgtgtgtgtgtgtgagtgagggagtatgtgtgtgagtgtgtgtgtgttttaaaatcgGCCCCCAAGGCCCCTGCAGACTTAGCACGTCCCCTCAACATCTGGAGCGCACTGCAATCGCAGGTGTCCCCTGACAGGGCGCACCAAAATAAAAAACCACAGCCTCATAAATTCCGATGGTTGAtggtggccgtgtgtgtgtgtgtgtgtgtgtgtgtgtgtgtgtgtgtgtgaaagcgatAAATAATGAAAGCCTTCGGTCCCTCAGGtggtgacgcacacacacatgcacacacaaacacagttacatACATACCTCGCCTACAACTCATGcccacacttgtacacacatgcttaaatatacacactacatgcacacacaggcgaGTTTGAGGTGAATACAAACCCATACACCtaatcacatacaaacactaacacacacacacgcacacacgcaaacacacaaacactaacacacacacacacacacgcaaacacacaacacacacagtttgtgaaCATCAGAATTACCCAAAATAGAGCCAATCAGGGAAAGGAAGTCAATGGAACAAATGGGACTACAgcagggaagagggagggagacagagaagaagagaaaagagatgtaacagagggaagaaagagagagagagaaaatgaaagaaagcagagggagagataaagggggaacaagatataaagagagagagagagagagataaacaagggagacagagaatagagagagagaagatgagagaaagaagggagagagaggaggaggaaagcaaGCAAAAAAGCAGGAGGGTGTAGCAGACCCAGAGCCTCACAGGAAGGGCAGCTTTCCCCTCAcagtcacaccacaccacacacaccacaccaatacAATACTCCATTCAACACTGAGGCCTGTGAAAgcatgcttgtatgtgtgtgtttgtgtaggtgtgtgtgtgtgggtgtgtgtgtgcgtgtgtgtgagagagagcgagagagagagagagagagaaagcacggCCATGTTTATTTAGAGTCATCTAATAACAGCTGAAACTTTGCCAGCAGGAACCAAACAATAGCCCTGCAAAGCCCCATGAGTCACTCTGAGGGCCCAGCAGTACAGCCGTCTAACACACAggccaactccacacacacacacacacacacacacacacacacacacacacacacacacacacacacacacacacacacacacacacacacacacacacacacacactcaaactcacacgcacacagcacacacacagctacatctTACAGAACCATGCAGTCAGTGTTACTGTGTGGGACAGAGATTAAGAGTGATTGGCTGTGTTTATATAAAGCATACCTTACAATTTTTATAATAtgaagagaagagtgagagagagaaaggtccAGAGAACTGGTTGATCAAAGAATTGAGAAAGCATATAGCAGGTGAGCATGCAGATCCAAACTTCACACAGACTCAATGGcgtttactcaaacacacacacacacacacacacacacacactcacctgtgcaAGGAAGGCTAGACTAGGCTGCGTTCAGgatgagggcagagagaggaggagaagtagagggcaggagaggctcCTGGATGTGATGGAGGAGAGCAGGgacggagagagcgagggaggagaggagaggagcggagcggaggtcTAAGGTCATCTCAGCTGAAGCATCAGCAGTGGAAAAGagggaagaaggaagagaggagaaggtagacgagaaagggggaggggagaagagaagaaaagaccagagaagacagagaagagaagaaaaaacagaagtGAGGGATACAAggtcagaaaagaaaagaaagataaacAGGAAGAACACTGAATGGATGGCAAGAGAAAAGACATCAGATTGCTAAACGACAAGTGAAGACAACAAAAAGGACGAGCGCGGACAGGCTGACGCAGTGAAAGAGAAACTCTTTTATTCGACCCATAATGCCATTCACAtcacccacaaacacaggtgGCTCATGGGCAAGCCCAAGCCTGAACCGGGCTCTACTGTATGCGCCCCCTGTCAATCAAGACCCATGAAAGCGGCCAATCGGGGGCCTGGGACAGGTGGGTTGGCCTGGCTGGTGCGGTGAAGCGGCCAATCATGAGCTGCGAAACCTCACAGCTGGtgggacagaaggagaggggggaggggggtttcggggggggggggggagggtgaggTCATTGTTATGGTACCCGAGCAGCTTTCCCAAAAGATGTCATtacctctgtgtttttcttctctttctctccctccctctctcactccatggCTTTCTCATTCCTTTTCTCTCCGTTGTTAAGATTGTTTTTAACGGAATCTGACAGGCGTCACCCTCTCCTCCAGACACTTTTCCACGCATCCGAgaaaagagggagtgtgtaggGCAGGgcaaggaaaaggagagagaaagaggaaagccAGAAGCacaaatgagagaaagacagatggatggagaaagagacagagagagagagagagagagaaagagaaaaaggaatgtgtgaaagaaagaaaagtcagACAGATGGAGTGATAGACAAGataaaggaggaaagagagaaagagaaaaaaagaaagaaagagagatagagagagttgaCTCACTGAGGTCAGTAGACATTTGGGACTGGAAGGGAGAATAATAGGAAATTAGTTTAGTGGAGGTAGGTTGGGgctagagggtgtgtgtgtctgtgtgtatgtgtgtatgtgtgtgtgtgtgtgtgtgtgtgtgtatgagagtgtgagagagaggggtgtgtgtgtgtgtgtgtgtgtgtgtgtgagtgagagtgtgagagagacagagagagagagagagagagaggggtgtgtgtgtgtgtgtgtgggtggggggctgATGATTAAGCATGATTTGTGAAGGGGACTCATGAAACAGAACCCTCTAGATTTGTGTGGAAAAGCTtcttgagcgcacacacacgaacatacaggccctcacacgctcacacacacacctctcaaacTCAACAACTCCAACATGTGCATAGATTGTCTGGACAGACCAATATTAATGCTGAAGACAAACTACACACCTTTAAATAcgtgtacaccccccccccccccctctctctcacacacactctctctctctcttactcacacacacacacacacacacgttcctctTAATTCAATATGCCTCTCCGTGCAGCACTGCCTGGCTGACTCTGCACTGCCCCGCTAATGCAAAGCAGCTCTCGCCAGCCAGGGATGgtggccgagtgtgtgtgtgtgtgtgtgtgtgtgtgtgtgtgtgtgtgtgtgtgtgtgtgtgtgtgtgtgtgtgtgtgtgtgtgtgtgagggagagggagaggggaaaacacattgagtgtgtttatacaatgtatatttctgtttatgggtgtgtgtgagtatgtatttcTATGAgagtgcatctttgtgtgtgtcccctgcacatcagtgtgtggtgtgtgtgtgtgtgtgtgtgtgtgtcagtgcttcaGTTCCAGCCTCTGAAATCTCCCTGACACATCTGGTGCAGCTCTGTAACCTGAGAGACGGCCAGAGCAAGGTCTGTGTTTTCCTGCTTCTCAACCCCAGTGCCAGAGGTCtcctgcacacaccacacacacacacacacacacacacacacacacacatatgtacgcacacacacacacagccccctaCTCAATGTAAACCatgcacacacgaacacacacaccatccatccAAACCAATTTGGACGTTGACACACCCAATAGCCAGATCCAGAGGGGACTCTCTACCAGATACAGATCccagaacacaacacattcaacttcttacacacacacacacacacacacacacacacacacacacacacacacacacacacacacacacacacacacacacacacacacacacacacacacacacacacacacacacacgcctcagcaCCAGCCTCTGCAGCCCTTTTCCTAGACCTAAAATCTGTTTAGCCattttaatttcttattttaGTGTCTTATTCCTTATTCCATTAAAATGTCTCTGTCAGCCTTCATGGTCATCAGCAGATGGGGCTTCTTGTGGGGCGTTGGGGTTTTAAAGCAGACATTCCACAGAGCACACCTGGGCCAGTGAACTCCCGCTCTCTAGGACCCAGCGGAGAGACGCTTCAGTCAGCAGGCAGATGTCTCTTTCCATTCAGTCCCTTTACTAACACACTGAGCAGAGCCACTCCATAATGTagcccctggtgtgtgtgtgtgtgtgtgtgtgtgtgtgtgtgtgtgtgtgacagcctgCATTCGTGTGCTCATCTGAGAGTATGAATGTGCATatcagtttgtgagtgtgagtgtgagtgtgtgtgtgtgtgattctctccctctcacagtaTATCACATCTCCGCCAGTGCAGGCTTGTGTGTCATATGACTGAAAAGCACTTAGccgctgtttctctctctctttccaacacacacacacacaactctgtatCTCTATTTCTCACACAGGTTCAAAATCTCTCTCAGACATGTacattctccctctgtctcacagcacacacatcctCAATCTTTTTTaagataacacacacgcacacacacacacacacacacacacacacacacacacagagcatcgAAGGGGGTCCAGACAACCTCACCAGGGCCGATGACATCATCCAGGGATTATGGGATGGAaataatttttcttttttgtaaagTCTGTTTCTTCCTGAAGATTtaaggaaagagggggaaagacacaaagagggagagagagagcaaaacagggagagaaaaagacagagagaaaaaaggagagaggggagggagaggagaagggagagagaagaagactgagggagtgagagaaaggaagagaaaaagatagcgagagagagagagagagagagagagagagagagagagagagggagggagaggagaagggagagagagagagaggaagaggggatcTCGCTGTGCTTTCGGGGGCCTGTGAGTGGATTTGTGTGGAAGTCATTTCATCCTGGCTGGATGAGGGGCAACAGCAGCGGCTGGCTCTCTCAGCATGGAGCCCTGGATCAAAGAATACGCCAGGGAGACTCAATCtgctgtaccacacacacacacacacacacacacacacacacacgcactcatatattcacagacacacaaacatacacacagatatacaaatgcaaatctctctctccccccccccccccccccccaacacacacaaatattccccccaacacactcacatgcaggctcatacacacatatatactctctcacacacacacacacacattcataccagcaaaaaaagcacacacaaacacacaccaaaaccctcttccaaacacacacacactcacacacacatagctcgtAAATGACCTGTCAGCTAGTCTGTGACCAAATCTGGGCATGACTTATGCAACACAAGATTTCCAAAATTGGAATTTAAGAGACTTTGGattattaactgtgtgtgtgtgtgtgtgtgcgagactgTATATGGATGTTTGACAAAATGTCTGAATGAGAAACAGTCATAGAAACAAGTNNNNNNNNNNNNNNNNNNNNNNNNNNNNNNNNNNNNNNNNNNNNNNNNNNNNNNNNNNNNNNNNNNNNNNNNNNNNNNNNNNNNNNNNNNNNNNNNNNNNNNNNNNNNNNNNNNNNNNNNNNNNNNNNNNNNNNNNNNNNNNNNNNNNNNNNNNNNNNNNNNNNNNNNNNNNNNNNNNNNNNNNNNNNNNNNNNNNNNNNNNNNNNNNNNNNNNNNNNNNNNNNNNNNNNNNNNNNNNNNNNNNNNNNNNNNNNNNNNNNNNNNNNNNNNNNNNNNNNNNNNNNNNNNNNNNNNNNNNNNNNNNNNNNNNNNNNNNNNNNNNNNNNNNNNNNNNNNNNNNNNNNNNNNNNNNNNNNNNNNNNNNNNNNNNNNNNNNNNNNNNNNNNNNNNNNNNNNNNNNNNNNNNNNNNNNNNNNNNNNNNNNNNNNNNNNNNNNNNNNNNNNNNNNNNNNNNNNNNNNNNNNNNNNNNNNNNNNNNNNNNNNNNNNNNNNNNNNNNNNNNNNNNNNNNNNNNNNNNNNNNNNNNNNNNNNNNNNNNNNNNNNNNNNNNNNNNNNNNNNNNNNNNNNNNNNNNNNNNNNNNNNNNNNNNNNNNNNNNNNNNNNNNNNNNNNNNNNNNNNNNNNNNNNNNNNNNNNNNNNNNNNNNNNNNNNNNNNNNNNNNNNNNNNNNNNNNNNNNNNNNNNNNNNNNNNgagagagagagagagaaggagatatatatagagaaagagagagaagggagccAGAAGCAGGGGGGGGAGAGTGATGCAATGCAAGATGGAAAAGATGCAGATGGACAAACAGCATTAAAAGCAAAGGAAAAGATTTACGATGAAAGAGACGGTTtggaagacagaagagagggatatGGTTGGAAGCAGATGGGAAAGGAGAGACGAGACATgggaaagagtgagaagagaggaggatgaagaaagCCAAAAGAAAGACGGGGGGGGAAGCCATTTAAGACATGTCAGAACCGCCGATAAACAGAGTCACAGAAGaagactaatgtgtgtgtgatcagaggagacatatgagtgtgaatgttacTGAGTCAGAGAagaagaacagtgtgtgtgatcagtgtaaAGCTTTGAGTGTGAATGTTACTGTACCTCCTGCGAGTATACCAGACTGGTCTTATTatctcaccacacacatacacacagacacacacacacacacacacacacacacacacacacacacacacaaacacacacacatacagaccccacacacgcacagacaagcTATCATGTCAACAGACATAAATTCTCTTCTATAAactctctctttgtgtatgtgtatgtgcatactcCTCCCAACCCAccgcacattcatacacacttcacacagacaccgcacacacacacacacacacacacacacacaaactctcagacacactcttaCCGCTCCTTGAGTGAAGAGCTCATGCTCCCGTCCAGGCTGTCCTGCTCGTCCCCCTCCTCAGACAGGGACAAGGACGAGGTCTTCTCCAGAGACGCAGAGGGAGACGGACTCATCGGCACATCACTGgagctgcttctctctctctgcactcctctcctcctcgcctccctatgtacctcctcctcttcttcttcatcatcatcttcctcctcttcttcccctatctgcactcctctcttcccctcatctctctcctcctcctcctcctcctcgtcctcctcctctgcctgctgTTCCTCTTCTGCTGTGCTTGACTCACGTCGCacgcctctcttcctctcctcttgctccccctctcttctcctctcatcccttgGGTCCatctcatccacctctctcctcccgccttcctctttcactccgttctttttctcctcctccttcacctcctcatAGACGTtgtcgtcgtcctcctcctcctcctcctcctcctctctggcttCCTCCTTTGAGGAGGTTTCGTGGGTGCCGTTGCGCTCCTCCGTGACCCCGCCGGGGTCGGTGTCCACGCTGGTGGAGCGGCTCTTCTTCAGGATGCCCTTGATGCTCCGCTGCCCGGAGTCCTGCCTCTGCAGGCTGGGCACGGCCGACGACCGGGGCTCCCCTTCTGTGGAGccggtggtggaggaggaggcggaggaggaggaggtggaggaggaccgGGGTTCAGCTGTCTCCTCGCTGCTGCCCAGGCGGCGGAGCCTCTCGCTGGACTTGGAGTCCCAGCGCGAGCCCTGGAGGGgagacaggcgcacacacagatgtgagaTTGGggatgcacacacccacccccccacacacacacacacacacacacacacacacacccacagatggACGTGCTtacaagtgagtgtgtgcactgcagacacatgaatgcatacacactcactcacactgtgcAAATGCAAGTGtttgcgtatttgtgtgtgctttcaaacacacacttactgacacaAATATCaacccacacaagcacacacacacacacacacaacacacaacacagatgtgggtacatgcaaaaaaaacacactcagacacactcacacacacaaaagaaaataatttatGATTGCTAGGGGGCCTGAAGTGGACTTTCTGTGAGCAGGCCTACAACATCAATTTAAATTCCTTAAGGCAACATTCCCCAAGCTTCGTCACAGCAGGGCTCGTTCCTTCCTTTTCAACtgagctgtgtgtttatgttagaGTAATTACGCCTCTCTATCTTtcgctcccccctcccccacccctctctcctttctgtctctcattccctcGTTTCTGTGAGATATGCACCAGATGATAGCGTGCCACGTCTATCGTGAGACAAACCGTTCTGAGCCTGTGATTCTTAGAGATAGAGTTCGCCTTTCATTCAGCAGTTTCTGTCTCgatcgctccctccctctctctctgtgtgtgtctgtctgtctctctctctctctctttctagcctTAAAACGGCTATGTCTCCTACCTTGCTGCAACAGCTCCTAAATCTCCCAGCTGCAAAGCAAGGCTGGtggtctgtgagtatgtgtgtgtgtgtgtgtgtgtgtgtgtgtgtgtgtgtgtgtgtgtgtgtatgtgtgtatgtgtgtgcttgtggctAAGTATGTGTATACGTAACTGCAACACCAATTCTCAAGAGTACTGGGGCACCATGACCCAATGCTGTCAACACAAGGAGGGagcgagaaagggagtgaggggtagacagagagagaagaaagagagagagagagagagagagagagagagagagagagagagagaaagagaggggaagagaaataggtgaatgagtgagagagacagaaagaaagagggaaacaaaaagagaacatGCAGACAGattaataaagagagagacagcttgaGCAAGATAGTGGAGGACAAGGCCAGAAGGGTTGTGGTCTgcttagtaacacacacactgcccagggggtagtgtggggtgtgggggtgagtgtgagcgtgaatgtgtgtgtatgtgtgtgtgtgtgtgtggggcctctCGGCCTACTGCAGGCCccacagcagcagcggcagcagttGGAGCCACTGCACTGTTTCAACTCCATAGAGTGTGACAGCTTTACTCCAACACCACTGCCGCACAGGGCTGGGGGTTAGGGCCTGGGCTGTGTAATCAGGATTCCACTGTTCTactgttctgtatgtgtgtgagtgtgtgcgtaccttgtgtgcttgtgtgtttatgacgtgtgtgtgtgtgtgtgtgtgtgtgtgtgtgtgtgtctgggggtcagAACAGTACAAACGCTCTCTGATTCtcaccttctcctcttcctcctcatccttgcTGCCGATTGGTCGGGAGAGGTggcctttcttttccttctttgtgTCATCCTCTggttctgattggccagttCGGCTCCTTGCATCCTTCCTCAGTTTGTCTTCACTCTGCTCCTCATCCTCATTTAATGAACCCTGAGAAGGactgcacagagacagagggtcagagagagagaatgtgcatgcatgtgtgtgtgtgtgtgcgcatgtgtgtgtgtgtgtgaatgtgtgcaggtgtgtgtgcgcaggtgtgtgtgcatgtgtgtgtgcatgtgtgtgtgcatgtgtgtgtgtgagcgtgcgcgtgtgtgagcgcgcgcgtgtgtgtgcgtgtgtgtgtgtgtgtgtgtgcatgtgtgtgtgcatgtgtatgtgtgtgtgcatgtgtatgtgtgtgtgcatgtgtatgtgtgtgtgtgtgtgtgtgtgtgtgtgtgtgcgcatgtgtatgtgtgtgtgtgtgcatgtgtgtgtgtgtgcgtgtgtgtgtgtgtgtgtgtgtgtgtgtgtgtgtgtgtgtgtgtgtgtgcgcgcgcgtgtgtgtgtgtgtgcgtgtgtgtgtgtgtgcatgtgtgtcagatAGTAAGGAAAAATGGGGTCACCACACATCATAATGACAAGTTCAATAGAGCAGCAACAGAGgcttttctatgtgtgtgtgttgtcatgactCAGAATCTATACAGAAGGACATAtttcatctgcatgtgtgtgtgcacgtgtgtgtgtgtgcgtgtgcgtgggcatatgtgtgtatgcatgtatgttctCAACACAGCGCAACTTTGCATCATGGCAACCTGATGAGTGAGTCTAAAGATAAAGAGGATAACTAATGAGTTCCATACAGGAAAGTgacgtgtggttgtgtgtgtgtgtgttgtgtgtgtgtgtgtgtgtgttatgtgcgcACACACGAGGGGGAGTGagatacatgtgtttgtgtttataagtgtgtcagtgtgtgtttgtacatatagGTGtgttgggtgtctgtgtgtgcgtgtacattcATGTCTGTGGGgatgtctgtttatgtttatgtgtgtgtgggtgggtgtgtgtgtgtgtccacatcaaTTAGCACATTATCATGAGGGCTTTGCTGATAGAGTGACTTCAGGGGAGACTGTGGTCTCAGTTCCACTGGGAGAGTGGTgaagagcccacacacacacacacagccacaattacacacacacacacacacacagccacacatacagctacaattacacacacatacacgcagccACAACTACaggcacgcacgcgcacatacacacacacacacccacacccacacagccatAGACAAGCTGGCTATAAGACTGTGCCTGCCAGATAACAGAATGACGGAAACAGCTATGACTATTAGAGATATATACAGCCACATACCGTTGATCCTGGGACAACTGTCTGTGGTGACAGGgacctccatcctccatctctccctcccaacCTCCCTCGGTCATCCCACCATCTCATGTTCTCTTGTCCTTCCCTAAAATTAACCTGGGCCTAACCTGGGCCTAACCTGGGCTTAACCTGGGCCACATCTGGCTCAGATCCCCTCCAGATTCTGGTGTTTCtattctgtctctccatctctcctctccacctcccctgCTGAACTCCTCTTGCCCTCCTCACACCCAGGCCATCTCCcccaggagctggagcagatcTGGGCTGAATTGAGTTGGTCtctgtttccatctctctcctcctcctcctcctcctcctcctcctctcctgaccTCTTTCTCACCTCCTTACCCCTTTCGCCGTCTCCCCAGAGGGCTGGGGTaaggagcagacacacagactccaccacacaacacagccaaatcaaaaacactctcactctctctctcgctttccttccttctccctctctctctctttctctctcacacacactctctttcccctccactTTTCTCGGAGGGAAATCATCTTAATGTGATGATGGCGATAATGAGtcaatcacacacgcac encodes:
- the LOC116218796 gene encoding cilia- and flagella-associated protein 251-like isoform X2, translated to MDAVETISTMESKAERIARYKAERRRELAERYANMEELSSKYSRPERQREKAPDTGDTGNRGNSGTDDPSGGRSSPVSRGGLRGRRGEKESDPEAEAEDDAQTAPKTTPAPGEDGDSALGYTPRRERLEVEEARKPKADQKTDNLAKTSIAAKMSLFKELEKTSVHDVSTGDGTKKGGNHSGNVRGHDSQPIRSQELQATSSPSQGSLNEDEEQSEDKLRKDARSRTGQSEPEDDTKKEKKGHLSRPIGSKDEEEEEKGSRWDSKSSERLRRLGSSEETAEPRSSSTSSSSASSSTTGSTEGEPRSSAVPSLQRQDSGQRSIKGILKKSRSTSVDTDPGGVTEERNGTHETSSKEEAREEEEEEEEDDDNVYEEVKEEEKKNGVKEEGGRREVDEMDPRDERRREGEQEERKRGVRRESSTAEEEQQAEEEDEEEEEEERDEGKRGVQIGEEEEEDDDEEEEEEVHREARRRGVQRERSSSSDVPMSPSPSASLEKTSSLSLSEEGDEQDSLDGSMSSSLKER
- the LOC116218796 gene encoding cilia- and flagella-associated protein 251-like isoform X1, translated to MDAVETISTMESKAERIARYKAERRRELAERYANMEELSSKYSRPERQREKAPDTVGDTGNRGNSGTDDPSGGRSSPVSRGGLRGRRGEKESDPEAEAEDDAQTAPKTTPAPGEDGDSALGYTPRRERLEVEEARKPKADQKTDNLAKTSIAAKMSLFKELEKTSVHDVSTGDGTKKGGNHSGNVRGHDSQPIRSQELQATSSPSQGSLNEDEEQSEDKLRKDARSRTGQSEPEDDTKKEKKGHLSRPIGSKDEEEEEKGSRWDSKSSERLRRLGSSEETAEPRSSSTSSSSASSSTTGSTEGEPRSSAVPSLQRQDSGQRSIKGILKKSRSTSVDTDPGGVTEERNGTHETSSKEEAREEEEEEEEDDDNVYEEVKEEEKKNGVKEEGGRREVDEMDPRDERRREGEQEERKRGVRRESSTAEEEQQAEEEDEEEEEEERDEGKRGVQIGEEEEEDDDEEEEEEVHREARRRGVQRERSSSSDVPMSPSPSASLEKTSSLSLSEEGDEQDSLDGSMSSSLKER